Proteins from one uncultured Cohaesibacter sp. genomic window:
- a CDS encoding DeoR/GlpR family DNA-binding transcription regulator has protein sequence MKNYSERQLEIIRTVTESGFSAIDALSEQFNVSTQTIRRDVNALCELGELRRVWGGVEPPPVSGNLLYAKRKIMNVTAKRQIAFEVAKHIPDGSTIALSIGTTPEMVIEALQEKANLKVFTNNLNVAMQASERHDWSVTIAGGSVRPGDKDILGSDVEVFFDRFEVDFGIFGVAGVTPDGGLLDFSEAEVGSRRAIMKNSRKSFLVMDHTKFGRAAHVRGGHLSDVSCIVCDEPIPHPFESGLGSASVIIANETSRDEKADAGNDPYERGTR, from the coding sequence ATGAAAAACTATAGCGAACGGCAATTGGAAATCATTCGGACGGTTACCGAAAGCGGCTTTTCAGCCATCGATGCCTTGTCCGAACAGTTCAATGTTTCCACGCAGACCATTCGCCGTGATGTCAACGCCCTGTGTGAGCTGGGCGAGCTGCGCCGCGTCTGGGGCGGGGTGGAGCCACCACCCGTGAGCGGCAACCTGCTTTATGCCAAGCGCAAGATCATGAATGTAACCGCCAAGCGGCAGATTGCCTTTGAAGTTGCCAAACATATTCCCGATGGCAGCACCATAGCGCTTTCCATAGGCACCACACCGGAAATGGTCATCGAGGCCTTGCAGGAAAAGGCCAATCTCAAGGTCTTTACCAACAACCTCAATGTTGCCATGCAGGCAAGCGAACGCCACGACTGGTCTGTGACCATTGCGGGTGGCAGCGTGCGCCCAGGCGACAAGGACATTCTGGGCTCGGATGTGGAGGTTTTCTTTGATCGCTTCGAGGTAGACTTCGGCATTTTCGGCGTGGCGGGTGTGACGCCCGATGGCGGCCTGCTGGATTTCTCCGAGGCCGAAGTGGGGAGCCGCCGGGCCATCATGAAAAACAGCCGAAAGTCTTTTCTGGTCATGGACCATACCAAATTCGGGCGCGCGGCCCATGTGCGGGGCGGGCATCTTTCCGATGTGTCCTGCATTGTCTGCGATGAACCCATTCCGCATCCATTTGAAAGCGGGCTCGGCTCGGCCAGCGTGATTATTGCCAATGAAACAAGCCGTGATGAGAAGGCTGACGCGGGCAACGACCCTTATGAACGAGGCACGCGATGA
- a CDS encoding ABC transporter ATP-binding protein, whose protein sequence is MSAAHPAHHGRSIELQSISKSWDQTKALDSVNISIPAGSFTALLGPSGCGKSTLLRIIAGLETATEGTVRIGDEDVTRRPPDKRDLSMVFQSYALFPHLDVAENIIFGLKTRKEPKKQRTEKLLAVAELMGLEKLLDRKPGALSGGQQQRVALARAVIAERSICLMDEPLSNLDAKLRHEMRVELRALQQKLGFTMVYVTHDQAEAITMADQVVLLNAGQVEQVDAPRALYDAPRSTFAARFIGTPPMSLFEASALGDMGQQLSRDAGTELLLGLRPEAVTPNEDGLLKATIAAAEFQGADTMLDCLVGDEMITVRASGRSHFAAGSPVSLSFAPEELALFDKASGARLIKSQKLVEALRS, encoded by the coding sequence ATGAGCGCTGCACATCCGGCCCATCACGGGCGATCAATCGAGCTGCAGTCGATCTCCAAGAGCTGGGATCAGACCAAGGCGCTCGATAGCGTGAACATATCCATTCCCGCGGGCTCTTTCACCGCCTTGCTCGGACCATCCGGCTGTGGCAAGTCGACCTTGTTGCGCATCATTGCAGGGCTGGAAACCGCCACGGAAGGAACGGTTCGAATTGGCGATGAAGATGTCACCCGCCGTCCACCAGACAAGCGCGATCTGTCCATGGTGTTCCAGTCCTACGCTCTGTTTCCGCATCTGGATGTGGCCGAGAATATCATATTTGGCCTCAAGACCCGCAAGGAGCCGAAGAAGCAGCGCACCGAAAAGCTGCTCGCAGTTGCCGAGCTGATGGGCCTTGAAAAACTGTTGGATCGCAAACCCGGCGCGCTTTCCGGCGGACAGCAGCAGCGCGTGGCGCTGGCCCGTGCCGTCATTGCCGAGCGTTCCATTTGCCTGATGGATGAACCGCTTTCAAACCTTGATGCCAAATTGCGTCACGAGATGCGGGTTGAGCTGCGGGCTCTGCAACAAAAGCTCGGTTTTACCATGGTCTATGTCACCCACGATCAGGCCGAGGCAATCACCATGGCGGATCAGGTGGTGCTGCTCAATGCAGGTCAGGTGGAACAGGTCGATGCACCGCGCGCCCTTTATGATGCGCCACGCTCCACCTTCGCTGCCCGTTTTATCGGGACCCCCCCCATGAGCCTGTTCGAAGCCTCAGCGCTTGGCGATATGGGCCAGCAACTGAGCCGTGATGCAGGCACCGAACTGTTGCTCGGGCTTCGCCCGGAAGCGGTAACCCCTAATGAGGATGGCCTTCTGAAGGCCACCATCGCTGCCGCCGAGTTTCAGGGCGCAGACACCATGCTCGATTGTCTGGTTGGCGATGAAATGATCACCGTGCGGGCCTCTGGCAGAAGCCACTTTGCTGCAGGCAGTCCGGTCTCCCTTTCCTTCGCTCCTGAGGAACTGGCCTTGTTCGACAAGGCATCAGGGGCACGTCTCATAAAGTCCCAAAAACTGGTCGAGGCCCTGCGGTCTTGA
- a CDS encoding ABC transporter substrate-binding protein: MASRFLKSTLAAAMLSAVAMPAFAVDLQFYFPVSVGGKAADTIQSLTEDYVASHEDVNIDAIYAGSYTDALTKAMTAARGGNAPQLSVLLSTDMFTLIDQDLIEPFDDFVTEEEGKEWFGSFYPAFMMNSQTGGKTWGIPFQRSTPVMYWNKEAFKEAGLDPDKAPATWEEMVDYAHKLTKKDDNGNVTQWGLRIPLDGFPYWLFQGLSTPAGAILANADGNKTDFANPKVVEALQFLVDMAKKEKVIEDGVTSWSATPKAFFERQSAMIWTTTGNLTNIRTNAPFDFGVGFLPKHERYGAPTGGGNFVLFKDASEDQKKAAVNFVKWISAPEQAAKWSIATGYVAPSPAAWETEAMKAYAKDVPQAAVARDQLEYAVAELSTYENQKVTNFLNDAIHAALAGEKSPKEALEEAQKKAERVLKNYR, translated from the coding sequence ATGGCTTCCCGTTTTCTCAAATCCACTCTTGCAGCAGCCATGCTTTCCGCTGTTGCCATGCCAGCATTTGCTGTTGACCTGCAATTCTATTTCCCGGTTTCTGTTGGCGGCAAGGCCGCTGATACCATCCAGTCGCTAACCGAAGACTATGTCGCGTCCCATGAAGACGTGAATATCGATGCGATCTATGCCGGCTCCTATACCGATGCCCTGACCAAAGCCATGACGGCTGCCCGCGGCGGCAACGCCCCGCAGCTTTCGGTGCTGCTCTCCACCGACATGTTCACCCTGATCGATCAGGACCTGATCGAGCCATTTGATGACTTCGTCACCGAAGAAGAAGGTAAGGAATGGTTCGGCTCTTTCTATCCTGCTTTCATGATGAACAGTCAGACCGGCGGCAAAACCTGGGGCATTCCTTTCCAGCGCTCCACGCCCGTCATGTATTGGAACAAGGAAGCCTTCAAGGAAGCCGGTCTTGACCCAGACAAAGCCCCGGCAACCTGGGAAGAAATGGTCGACTATGCGCACAAGCTGACCAAAAAGGACGACAACGGCAACGTAACCCAGTGGGGCCTGCGCATTCCGCTCGATGGCTTCCCTTACTGGCTGTTCCAGGGGCTTTCCACGCCAGCAGGTGCCATTCTGGCCAATGCAGACGGCAACAAGACCGACTTTGCCAACCCGAAAGTGGTTGAAGCCCTACAGTTCCTCGTCGATATGGCCAAAAAAGAGAAGGTCATCGAAGATGGCGTGACCTCTTGGTCTGCCACGCCGAAGGCCTTTTTCGAGCGTCAGTCTGCCATGATCTGGACCACCACCGGCAACCTGACCAACATCCGCACCAATGCTCCGTTTGATTTTGGGGTCGGCTTCCTGCCAAAGCATGAACGCTACGGCGCACCAACCGGTGGCGGCAACTTCGTTCTGTTCAAGGATGCCTCTGAAGACCAGAAGAAAGCCGCTGTCAATTTCGTAAAATGGATCTCTGCTCCGGAACAGGCTGCCAAATGGTCCATCGCAACCGGCTATGTCGCTCCAAGCCCGGCCGCATGGGAAACCGAAGCCATGAAAGCCTACGCCAAGGACGTGCCGCAGGCTGCCGTTGCCCGCGATCAGCTTGAATATGCTGTTGCAGAGCTGTCCACCTATGAAAACCAGAAAGTGACCAACTTCCTCAACGACGCCATTCATGCCGCTCTGGCTGGTGAGAAGTCACCCAAGGAAGCGCTTGAAGAAGCTCAGAAGAAAGCGGAACGCGTTCTGAAGAACTATCGCTGA
- a CDS encoding sugar ABC transporter permease, protein MRRYWIYALLLLLPAMVLLMGFTHIPAIETVISSFFSTPHGRRPAHFVGIDNYLYLLEDDVFIRSCWNNLIYAAITIPASIIIALVMALFVHSRMAGLSFLRMAYFTPTVLPMIAVGNIWLFFFTPSFGLIDQIRALFDLPAQNWMGDPDTVLYTVLVVAVWKNAGFFMIFYLAALQTIPEPLREAAKLEGAGRWTFFRRVTLPLIMPTTLFILVNAIINSVRLIDHIFIMTLGGPNNASRLLLYHIYETAFEYWDTASASAMTVVILFVLSLLAIGQFFWLDRKVHYK, encoded by the coding sequence ATGAGACGCTACTGGATATATGCTCTGCTGCTGCTGTTACCGGCGATGGTGCTGCTCATGGGCTTTACCCATATTCCAGCTATTGAAACCGTCATTAGCAGCTTTTTCTCGACGCCCCACGGACGTCGTCCGGCGCATTTCGTCGGTATCGATAACTATCTCTATCTGCTCGAAGACGATGTGTTCATCCGCTCTTGCTGGAACAACCTCATCTATGCCGCCATCACGATCCCAGCTTCCATCATCATCGCTTTGGTCATGGCGCTGTTTGTGCATAGCCGCATGGCTGGGCTTTCCTTTCTGCGCATGGCCTACTTCACGCCGACCGTGCTGCCGATGATCGCGGTGGGCAACATCTGGCTGTTTTTCTTTACCCCAAGCTTCGGGCTCATCGACCAGATCCGCGCCCTGTTTGATCTGCCCGCGCAGAACTGGATGGGCGACCCTGACACGGTTCTTTATACGGTGCTGGTGGTTGCCGTCTGGAAGAATGCCGGCTTCTTCATGATTTTCTATCTTGCCGCCTTGCAGACCATTCCGGAACCCCTGCGCGAGGCGGCCAAGCTGGAAGGGGCAGGGCGCTGGACCTTCTTCCGCCGCGTCACCCTACCGCTGATCATGCCCACGACCCTGTTCATTCTGGTGAACGCCATTATCAATTCGGTGCGCCTCATCGATCATATTTTCATCATGACCCTCGGCGGGCCGAACAATGCCTCCAGATTGCTGCTCTATCACATTTATGAAACGGCCTTTGAATATTGGGACACCGCTTCGGCCAGCGCGATGACAGTGGTCATCCTGTTCGTTCTCTCGCTGTTGGCCATTGGGCAATTCTTCTGGCTCGATCGTAAGGTGCATTACAAATGA
- a CDS encoding carbohydrate ABC transporter permease: MTAQDTMIAARLDRALMTFGAWLLALLWILPLAYAVWTAFHPSAYETNFTLTAPLTLENFPKAWAQAPFARYFLNTMILVAMTLSAQLVLSTFAAYAFARLKFPGKTILFTLVLLQLMVTPDILLVKNYETMGTLGLVDSILAIGLPYFASGFCIFLLRQTFMTIPKELDDAARIEGEGLIGTLWRVYIPLAKPTYLAFGLVSVSAHWNDFLWPLIVTNSVETRPLTVGLSVFSMTESGVEWSVINAATLMTSGPLLVGFLLFQRQFVQSFMRAGIK, translated from the coding sequence ATGACTGCTCAAGACACCATGATTGCAGCCCGTCTCGATCGGGCGCTGATGACCTTCGGGGCCTGGCTACTTGCCCTTCTATGGATTTTGCCACTGGCCTATGCCGTCTGGACAGCGTTCCACCCCTCGGCCTATGAGACCAATTTCACGTTGACCGCCCCGCTGACGCTGGAAAACTTTCCAAAGGCGTGGGCGCAGGCACCCTTTGCTCGCTATTTCCTCAACACCATGATTCTGGTGGCCATGACGCTCAGCGCGCAGTTGGTGCTCAGCACATTCGCCGCCTATGCATTTGCGCGATTGAAATTCCCCGGCAAGACCATCCTCTTCACGCTGGTGCTGCTGCAGCTCATGGTTACGCCCGATATCCTGCTGGTCAAAAACTATGAGACCATGGGCACGTTGGGGCTGGTGGATAGCATACTGGCAATCGGGCTGCCCTATTTTGCCTCCGGCTTCTGCATTTTTCTGTTGCGCCAGACCTTCATGACCATCCCCAAAGAGCTTGATGATGCGGCTCGGATCGAAGGGGAAGGGCTGATAGGTACTCTCTGGCGGGTCTATATTCCGCTGGCCAAACCGACCTATCTTGCCTTTGGTCTCGTGTCGGTTTCTGCCCACTGGAACGACTTCCTGTGGCCGCTGATTGTTACTAACTCGGTGGAAACCCGTCCGTTGACCGTGGGCCTCTCTGTCTTTTCCATGACAGAATCCGGAGTGGAATGGTCGGTCATCAATGCCGCAACCCTGATGACCTCCGGTCCTCTTCTTGTGGGCTTTCTGCTTTTCCAGAGACAGTTTGTTCAAAGTTTCATGCGAGCTGGTATTAAATAG
- a CDS encoding TIM barrel protein: MPPLPVLGASLKYDELVSLKDWIFEKNRTIELQDFCMVDVLDDDQDDLIEAYKDVLDGFRGLHGIHGPFFSLDLAATDPLIQQVVTVRLLDALNKCEKLGATHMVVHSPFTFWHSLNFTNYAYLKPNIFEAAQRILEPVVQRAEQIGCCLMLENIDDADPALRCELVEIINSPMLQVSLDTGHAQLAHGQYKAPPVADYVTVAGPLLGHVHLQDADGFADRHWHPGEGSIPWGGVFKALSDIHAAPRLIIEARDRKELLPQTVKHLEALGLAE; encoded by the coding sequence ATGCCCCCATTGCCAGTGCTTGGCGCTTCGCTCAAATATGATGAACTTGTTTCTCTGAAAGACTGGATTTTTGAGAAGAACCGCACCATCGAATTGCAGGATTTCTGCATGGTGGATGTTCTGGATGACGATCAGGACGACCTGATCGAGGCCTACAAGGATGTTCTGGATGGCTTCAGGGGCCTGCATGGCATTCACGGCCCGTTTTTCAGTCTCGATCTGGCTGCGACCGATCCGCTGATCCAGCAGGTTGTGACGGTGCGTCTGCTTGATGCGCTTAACAAATGCGAAAAACTGGGCGCGACACACATGGTCGTGCATAGCCCTTTCACATTCTGGCACAGCCTCAATTTCACCAACTATGCCTATCTCAAGCCGAATATCTTTGAAGCAGCGCAGCGGATACTGGAACCGGTTGTCCAGCGCGCCGAGCAGATTGGCTGTTGCCTGATGCTGGAAAATATCGATGATGCCGATCCGGCGTTGCGCTGTGAATTGGTGGAAATCATCAATAGCCCGATGTTGCAGGTTTCCCTCGATACTGGCCATGCCCAACTGGCCCATGGCCAATATAAGGCCCCTCCGGTGGCGGATTATGTGACTGTCGCCGGTCCGCTTCTGGGGCATGTGCATTTGCAGGATGCCGACGGCTTTGCCGATCGCCACTGGCATCCGGGTGAGGGGTCCATTCCCTGGGGCGGTGTTTTCAAGGCGCTATCGGACATCCACGCCGCGCCGCGCCTGATCATCGAAGCGCGCGACCGCAAGGAGCTGTTGCCGCAAACGGTTAAACATCTCGAGGCGCTTGGCTTGGCCGAGTAG
- a CDS encoding ABC transporter ATP-binding protein encodes MMNNAIVLDGVNHQLNDKPFFKDLSIELREKRIGLIGRNGSGKSTLARMISGLIEPEAGQIRVHGVDIAKDRKKAIETIGLIFQNPDHQIIFPTVEEEIAFGLESLSGNRKQAREGARSFLASFGRLDWAERGTFTLSQGQRHLVCLMAVLAMQPKAVLLDEPFAGLDWPTTRRLYHWLDGLEQQVVLVTHDIDHLESYDRILWLEKGQLIADGAPADVLPAYREKMERLVFSDDEILGPGLPATNGEQG; translated from the coding sequence ATGATGAACAATGCCATCGTCCTTGATGGGGTAAACCATCAATTGAATGACAAGCCCTTTTTCAAGGACCTGTCTATAGAGCTGCGTGAAAAGCGCATTGGTCTGATCGGGCGTAATGGCTCGGGCAAATCCACCTTGGCGCGCATGATTTCCGGTCTCATCGAACCTGAGGCCGGGCAAATCCGTGTGCATGGTGTCGACATCGCCAAGGATCGCAAAAAGGCCATCGAAACCATCGGGCTCATTTTTCAGAATCCCGATCATCAGATCATCTTCCCGACAGTGGAAGAGGAAATCGCCTTCGGACTGGAGAGCCTGTCTGGCAACCGCAAGCAGGCCCGCGAAGGAGCTCGAAGCTTCTTAGCCTCTTTCGGACGGCTCGATTGGGCCGAGCGGGGCACCTTTACGCTGTCACAAGGGCAGCGGCATCTGGTTTGCCTGATGGCCGTGCTGGCCATGCAGCCCAAGGCGGTGTTGCTCGACGAACCCTTTGCCGGTCTCGATTGGCCTACCACGCGGCGGCTCTATCATTGGCTGGACGGGCTTGAGCAGCAAGTGGTGCTTGTCACTCACGATATTGATCATCTGGAGAGCTATGATCGCATTCTCTGGCTTGAAAAAGGCCAGCTGATTGCGGATGGCGCCCCGGCCGATGTGTTGCCAGCCTATCGCGAGAAGATGGAACGTCTGGTCTTCAGCGATGACGAAATTCTTGGCCCCGGCCTGCCCGCCACGAATGGGGAGCAGGGCTGA
- a CDS encoding energy-coupling factor transporter transmembrane component T — protein sequence MLSLTAEQRSWMHRLPVWLKLLLLCLFTLVLWPLADWRLLLASCLPVVLLYASAGRYFAKLGAQRLKPVVYLVAIIFIYQVVTGRIEEGLAICLKIIATVSLANLVTMTSRLDDMMAVIETLAKPFHALGLPPRALGFAMGLVIRFTPLFLQRGTQLNQAWRARSPRRTSPRLLVPLALSAIDDADRVAEALKARGGLQNTKTKEIQSDSAPQ from the coding sequence ATGCTGTCCTTGACCGCAGAGCAAAGAAGCTGGATGCATCGATTGCCCGTGTGGCTGAAGCTTCTTCTGCTGTGCCTCTTTACGCTGGTGCTCTGGCCGCTGGCTGATTGGCGCCTGCTGCTGGCCTCCTGCCTTCCGGTGGTTTTGCTCTATGCCTCTGCCGGACGCTATTTCGCGAAACTGGGCGCCCAGCGCTTGAAGCCGGTTGTCTATCTTGTCGCCATTATATTCATCTATCAGGTCGTCACAGGGCGCATCGAGGAAGGGCTCGCTATTTGTCTCAAGATAATTGCGACGGTCAGCCTTGCAAATTTGGTGACCATGACATCGCGTCTTGATGATATGATGGCCGTAATAGAAACGCTGGCAAAGCCATTCCATGCGCTTGGCTTGCCGCCCCGCGCACTGGGGTTTGCCATGGGGTTGGTCATACGCTTCACGCCTCTGTTCCTGCAAAGAGGAACCCAGCTCAATCAGGCTTGGCGTGCGCGCAGCCCAAGGCGGACTAGCCCGCGCCTGTTGGTGCCTCTGGCGCTCAGCGCCATTGATGATGCGGATCGGGTCGCCGAGGCGTTGAAGGCGCGCGGTGGACTTCAGAATACAAAGACAAAAGAAATTCAGTCGGATAGCGCGCCCCAATAG
- a CDS encoding biotin transporter BioY, which produces MERQVAFIALFAALVAALGLMPQFMLPFGVPVSAQSLGVMMAGVVLGARRGALSMILFVVLVLAGLPLLAGGRGGLGVLAGPTVGFFLGWPFAAYATGLIVEKWGKGNLLIAGTFASIVGGIFVLYLLGVLGMAVRLDKSFMEAASMVLVFIPGDVIKAFVAGFVLQGIAKARPSALLSRG; this is translated from the coding sequence ATGGAACGCCAAGTTGCCTTTATCGCTCTGTTTGCGGCACTCGTTGCCGCATTGGGCCTCATGCCACAATTTATGCTACCGTTCGGAGTACCCGTCAGCGCCCAGAGCCTTGGTGTCATGATGGCTGGCGTCGTGCTAGGCGCGCGCCGCGGTGCTCTCTCCATGATCCTGTTCGTCGTGCTGGTTCTGGCCGGTTTGCCGCTGTTGGCTGGTGGCCGTGGTGGTCTCGGCGTGCTTGCCGGTCCGACCGTCGGTTTCTTCCTTGGCTGGCCATTTGCAGCCTATGCTACTGGTCTGATCGTGGAGAAATGGGGCAAGGGCAATCTGCTCATCGCCGGTACCTTCGCGTCCATCGTTGGTGGCATCTTCGTGCTCTACCTGCTGGGTGTGCTGGGCATGGCTGTGCGCCTTGACAAATCCTTCATGGAAGCCGCTTCCATGGTTCTGGTCTTCATTCCGGGCGACGTGATCAAGGCCTTTGTTGCCGGTTTTGTCCTTCAGGGCATTGCCAAGGCTCGCCCGAGCGCCTTGCTGTCGCGCGGCTGA
- a CDS encoding gamma-glutamylcyclotransferase family protein, with the protein MCEDFLFVYGKLRQHSDSEISRLFFNHARNVGPARFQGRLYQIAHYPGAVPSDDPQDQIVGQLLALPCDEPLWRAIDEYEGIGPDFSEPFEYERCKMPVSLADGTHVEAWIYIYRRDLSDSDRISHGDYFRFLEVAPL; encoded by the coding sequence ATGTGTGAAGACTTCCTCTTTGTCTATGGCAAGTTACGTCAACATTCTGACAGCGAAATCTCTCGCCTCTTTTTCAATCATGCCCGCAATGTGGGCCCCGCCCGGTTTCAGGGACGCCTTTATCAGATAGCGCACTATCCCGGAGCGGTCCCGTCTGACGATCCGCAAGATCAGATCGTGGGGCAACTGCTCGCCCTGCCTTGTGACGAGCCCCTTTGGCGTGCCATTGACGAGTATGAAGGCATCGGACCCGACTTTTCCGAGCCATTCGAGTATGAACGCTGCAAGATGCCGGTAAGCCTTGCAGACGGGACGCATGTCGAGGCCTGGATCTATATCTATAGACGTGATCTTTCAGACAGCGACCGCATTTCCCATGGGGACTATTTCCGGTTTCTCGAGGTTGCTCCCCTTTAG
- a CDS encoding GNAT family N-acetyltransferase: MTHCFDTVSLSECKSAIPLIAQWFCYQWPDWYGAEGSGNAIADLEEWANGDALPLARLALSASGEPLGIAALKNEGLGEEYGFGPFLSAFYVPSIHRRRGVGLALIRAIEAAAREHGLGVLYCTTDGARSLIEKAGWENTGLSSPSERGLLTIYRRALKSRNSMRLQLFEKGASNGSKTAL, translated from the coding sequence ATGACGCATTGTTTTGATACAGTATCACTTTCGGAATGCAAAAGTGCAATTCCGTTGATTGCCCAATGGTTTTGTTACCAATGGCCTGACTGGTATGGGGCGGAAGGCTCTGGAAATGCCATCGCCGATCTGGAAGAATGGGCAAATGGAGATGCTCTGCCTTTGGCTCGGCTGGCTCTGTCCGCAAGTGGTGAGCCTCTGGGCATAGCGGCATTGAAGAATGAGGGGCTGGGAGAGGAATATGGATTCGGGCCGTTCCTGTCTGCTTTTTATGTGCCGTCCATCCATCGCCGCCGAGGCGTTGGATTGGCGTTGATCAGGGCGATAGAGGCGGCGGCGAGGGAGCATGGGCTCGGGGTGCTTTACTGCACAACCGATGGCGCGCGCTCATTGATCGAAAAGGCCGGTTGGGAGAATACCGGTTTGTCCTCCCCTTCAGAACGCGGTCTGCTGACGATCTACCGGCGAGCCCTCAAATCGCGCAATTCCATGAGATTGCAGCTATTCGAAAAAGGAGCTTCCAATGGCTCAAAGACGGCCCTATAG
- a CDS encoding ROK family protein codes for MAWELVADVGGTNMRLAAAVDGRIKEQHTFDTTGTMHLTDAVKSFVGKIGSSPRHVVVAAAGVIQNGYVTLTNAGNQQFSQADLIVAAGAEGARILNDFEAAAWSLVTADPDDLTLIQGALPAALQTPPVPTPPRLIIGPGTGLGVGTQVWAGHQPEVLQGEGGHVRVAPHSLDEVAAFTKLAELWPETQMDSSSCLALEAEAILSGTGIPYLMKALELLDGQEPSEMSARDIFDVARTEGNPLAVRAINMFAHHLGAVAGDLALYISAYGGVFLTGGVLQKNEWIFQNPHFLRGFNQGGRHTKFRVNMPIYLYRNSNFGLEGAINAMTFDPDLH; via the coding sequence ATGGCTTGGGAACTGGTTGCCGATGTTGGTGGAACCAATATGCGTTTGGCTGCCGCGGTGGATGGCCGCATAAAGGAACAGCATACTTTCGACACGACCGGCACAATGCACTTGACCGATGCGGTTAAAAGCTTCGTTGGCAAGATTGGATCGAGCCCGCGCCATGTCGTGGTGGCCGCTGCGGGTGTTATCCAGAATGGCTATGTCACATTGACCAATGCCGGCAATCAGCAATTTTCGCAGGCCGATCTCATCGTGGCTGCCGGAGCCGAAGGCGCGCGCATCCTGAACGATTTCGAAGCGGCAGCCTGGTCTCTCGTTACGGCCGATCCAGATGACCTCACGCTTATCCAGGGCGCGCTTCCTGCCGCTCTGCAGACCCCGCCAGTCCCGACGCCTCCGCGCCTGATCATTGGTCCGGGCACCGGTCTGGGGGTTGGTACCCAAGTCTGGGCTGGCCATCAGCCCGAGGTGCTGCAAGGTGAGGGGGGCCATGTGCGCGTTGCGCCCCATAGCCTTGACGAAGTGGCCGCATTCACAAAGCTTGCCGAATTGTGGCCCGAAACGCAGATGGACAGCTCTTCATGCCTTGCTCTGGAAGCCGAGGCAATCCTGTCGGGTACCGGTATTCCCTATCTGATGAAAGCGCTGGAGCTGCTGGACGGACAGGAGCCTTCCGAGATGTCCGCTCGCGATATCTTTGATGTCGCCCGCACCGAGGGGAATCCGCTGGCCGTGCGCGCCATCAACATGTTTGCGCACCATCTGGGCGCAGTGGCAGGCGATCTGGCACTGTATATCTCCGCCTATGGCGGCGTTTTCCTGACCGGTGGTGTGCTGCAGAAGAACGAATGGATCTTCCAGAATCCGCATTTCCTGCGCGGCTTCAATCAGGGTGGACGCCACACCAAATTCCGCGTCAACATGCCGATCTATCTCTACCGCAATTCCAATTTCGGTCTTGAAGGGGCGATCAACGCCATGACCTTCGATCCAGATTTGCACTAG
- the pgl gene encoding 6-phosphogluconolactonase encodes MTETRVYPDRGSLAAGLAEQVAVELNKAIRKRGRATLAVPGGETPRTFLTELSLQKVEWDCVSVILTDEHFVPESSEHSNGRQVRTLLLQNLAAEAQFHPFYHEVSEPEDALPLIATDLHEVLPIDVCILGMGTDTRVAALLPNSDQLEEALGLWAPTVMVVRDHEDGEPRFTLTAPVLERARKAHVLIVGEEKKVTLREAQKVGLVEDAPVRVILNRARATTIHYAD; translated from the coding sequence GTGACTGAAACCCGAGTTTATCCCGACCGAGGCAGCTTGGCTGCTGGCCTTGCCGAACAGGTGGCTGTTGAACTGAACAAGGCCATCCGCAAGAGGGGAAGAGCCACGCTTGCCGTTCCTGGTGGAGAAACCCCGCGTACTTTTCTGACCGAACTCAGTCTGCAAAAAGTCGAATGGGACTGCGTGTCTGTGATCTTGACTGACGAGCATTTTGTGCCCGAATCCTCCGAACACTCGAACGGGCGTCAGGTTCGCACACTTTTGTTGCAGAATCTGGCTGCTGAAGCTCAGTTCCATCCCTTCTATCACGAGGTTTCCGAGCCGGAAGACGCGTTACCTCTGATCGCAACCGATCTGCATGAAGTTCTGCCGATCGATGTGTGCATTCTGGGCATGGGAACGGATACGCGCGTTGCAGCACTCCTTCCCAATTCGGACCAACTCGAAGAAGCACTGGGGCTTTGGGCACCGACGGTCATGGTGGTTCGCGATCATGAAGATGGAGAACCGCGTTTCACGCTCACAGCTCCGGTTCTGGAGCGTGCCCGTAAGGCCCACGTGTTGATCGTGGGCGAAGAAAAGAAAGTCACCCTGCGCGAAGCCCAGAAAGTAGGGCTCGTGGAAGACGCGCCAGTCCGGGTCATCCTCAATCGGGCGCGGGCTACAACCATTCATTACGCAGACTAG